From a region of the Chondrinema litorale genome:
- a CDS encoding alpha-L-rhamnosidase C-terminal domain-containing protein, with amino-acid sequence MKATNFTLSLIFILISFTSFAQLPPVFGPEYNEIAQKDEMTRTFISPIKVMWTSDASGELIKNTDVLLKKGNSQSSMSSVTEFCSMKTTDSDTASILLDYGKELHGGLQLVMGGSSRREPSLVRIRFGESVGEANSQTYNSDWLMGFSTDDHAKRDIIMEIPRSGLIEIGNTGFRFVRIDLMQANTLINLKEARAVFRYRDIPYLGSFKSSNPRLDSIWMTGAYTTHLNMQEYLWDGIKRDRLVWLGDFHPEMATITKVFGYNEVIPKSLDLACEQYPLPSWMNNMSSYSFWYLIIHYEWYMQNADIAFLKKHREYIINLIDLIDSKINEDGTEEFGSFKFLDWPSTPNKEGVEAGYRALLVWALNDAKKLSEILNSKESADKCVASIKKLNKKIMDHNDLKQAAALMAVAGLLKPEKACKEVISVDGAARFSTFYGLYMLDALSMAGKHEQALDIISTYWGGMLDMGATTFWEDFNIEWMENSARLDEFTPEGMNDIHGSFGDYCYPSYRHSLCHGWASGVTAWMTENVLGITIVEAGCKTIKIEPNLGNLEWAEGTFPTPLGIVKVKHTKLPNGKIESEIDVPEGIKVI; translated from the coding sequence ATGAAAGCTACAAACTTTACCTTATCCCTTATTTTCATTCTTATCAGTTTTACCTCTTTTGCGCAATTACCGCCGGTATTCGGACCAGAATACAATGAAATTGCCCAAAAAGATGAAATGACTCGCACATTTATCTCTCCGATTAAAGTAATGTGGACGTCTGATGCTTCTGGAGAGTTAATTAAAAATACAGATGTACTTCTAAAGAAGGGAAATAGTCAATCGAGTATGAGTAGTGTTACAGAGTTTTGCTCAATGAAAACAACCGATTCAGACACTGCTTCAATTCTACTAGATTATGGAAAAGAGCTACATGGAGGTTTGCAATTGGTAATGGGTGGTTCTTCGAGAAGAGAGCCTTCTTTGGTGAGAATCAGGTTTGGTGAATCGGTGGGAGAGGCAAACAGTCAAACTTACAATTCAGATTGGTTAATGGGTTTCTCTACAGACGATCATGCCAAGCGCGACATCATTATGGAAATTCCCAGAAGTGGATTGATTGAAATTGGTAATACAGGTTTTCGTTTTGTGCGCATCGATTTAATGCAGGCAAATACCTTAATCAATTTAAAGGAGGCAAGAGCGGTTTTTAGATATCGTGATATTCCTTATCTGGGTTCATTTAAAAGTAGCAATCCAAGATTAGATTCTATTTGGATGACAGGTGCATACACCACACATCTCAACATGCAAGAATACCTTTGGGATGGAATTAAACGGGATCGCTTAGTTTGGTTGGGAGACTTCCATCCGGAAATGGCGACCATTACAAAAGTGTTTGGCTACAACGAAGTAATTCCTAAAAGTCTTGATCTTGCCTGCGAGCAATATCCACTACCAAGTTGGATGAATAACATGAGTTCTTATTCATTTTGGTATCTAATTATCCATTACGAATGGTACATGCAAAATGCAGATATTGCTTTTCTCAAAAAGCATCGAGAGTATATTATCAATTTGATCGATTTAATCGATTCCAAAATTAATGAAGATGGCACAGAAGAATTTGGTAGTTTCAAATTTTTAGATTGGCCATCTACCCCGAATAAAGAAGGTGTAGAAGCTGGTTACAGAGCCCTCTTGGTTTGGGCGTTAAATGATGCTAAAAAACTCAGCGAGATTTTAAATTCGAAAGAAAGTGCAGATAAATGTGTGGCTTCCATTAAAAAGTTGAATAAGAAAATAATGGATCATAATGATTTGAAACAAGCTGCGGCTCTAATGGCTGTTGCGGGATTACTAAAACCAGAAAAGGCTTGTAAGGAAGTGATTTCTGTAGATGGAGCAGCACGATTCTCTACTTTCTATGGCTTGTATATGTTAGATGCACTATCTATGGCAGGCAAGCACGAACAGGCTCTCGATATTATCAGCACCTATTGGGGTGGTATGTTAGATATGGGTGCTACAACTTTCTGGGAAGATTTTAATATAGAATGGATGGAAAACTCTGCCCGTCTAGATGAATTTACCCCTGAAGGCATGAATGATATTCACGGTTCATTTGGTGATTATTGCTATCCAAGTTACCGACATAGTCTTTGTCATGGTTGGGCTTCTGGCGTTACCGCTTGGATGACCGAAAATGTTTTAGGAATTACAATTGTTGAAGCAGGTTGTAAAACTATTAAGATAGAACCAAACCTCGGAAACCTCGAATGGGCAGAAGGCACTTTCCCCACACCATTAGGTATTGTAAAAGTTAAACACACCAAACTACCCAACGGCAAAATCGAATCAGAAATAGATGTTCCAGAGGGAATTAAGGTGATTTGA
- a CDS encoding LytR/AlgR family response regulator transcription factor, with translation MNLKCIAIDDEPLALELVNAFIEKTPFLEKIGLYDNALTALQSMQQNDIDLIFLDIEMSDLSGIEMARILNDRPKKPLIIFTTAFDQFAIEGYKLDVIDYLLKPFNYNEFLRAAMKAKSHSEMLKQPKEVSAEADIDYIFLKVEYQLVKVMLKDINYIEGYKDYVRVHVTTDKYPILSLSSLKSLEDRLPTKKFFRIHRSYIVSIDKIKAVTKTSVQIEDKNLTISENYRKEFHDFIKSGY, from the coding sequence ATGAACCTAAAATGTATTGCCATAGATGATGAACCTTTAGCACTTGAATTAGTAAATGCTTTTATTGAGAAAACTCCATTTCTAGAAAAAATTGGCCTTTATGATAATGCGCTAACTGCTTTACAAAGCATGCAGCAAAACGATATCGATCTTATATTTCTAGATATAGAAATGAGTGACCTTTCGGGGATTGAAATGGCAAGAATTCTAAACGACAGACCTAAAAAACCACTAATTATCTTTACCACCGCCTTCGATCAGTTTGCTATAGAAGGTTACAAACTCGATGTAATTGATTATTTGCTTAAGCCTTTTAACTACAATGAGTTTTTGCGTGCTGCCATGAAGGCAAAATCGCATAGTGAGATGTTAAAGCAGCCAAAAGAGGTTTCTGCGGAAGCTGATATAGATTATATCTTTTTAAAAGTTGAATACCAACTTGTTAAGGTAATGCTAAAAGACATCAATTATATAGAAGGTTACAAAGACTATGTAAGAGTACATGTTACCACAGATAAATACCCAATTTTATCACTATCGAGCTTAAAAAGTTTAGAAGATCGATTGCCCACCAAAAAATTCTTTAGAATACACCGCTCGTACATTGTTTCGATAGACAAAATTAAAGCGGTTACAAAAACCTCAGTACAGATAGAAGATAAAAACCTCACCATATCAGAAAACTACAGAAAGGAATTTCACGACTTTATTAAAAGTGGGTATTGA
- a CDS encoding M1 family aminopeptidase has translation MKHFLLILTTLLLNFHLSFAQVDLAYRCKIEPNVMHTTLSYSPIETDSTTFKYGNLYYGGMKDLMKSFVNLKASVPFKIDTVNSNVIFYHPDNQKIEINYDIIDTHTPEQKVIGEMFRPIISDSYFFSLSHTLFLKPETDKEEKSIIMSVTLEKNPAFPMYFTFAPELKPGKTVKLNLEEGMDALVCGATDLHIETRELDGIKNYIVLRIREDNKYNLDRFMNYFDAFIPAMNDFWGNLEGDYYSLIASPFLDIDYHDISGTAFNNGFHVKYSGDTILANNEVVSTISHEIMHRFIGAGTVSLGTEHQWFDEGFNDYTTWYLLAKSGITTQEDFKNSIEQTYKELADNPVNNTPNSEVMKRFWEGKYYKHLPYQRGAMFAAYLDKRITDLSNGTKSFQDFMSRLKATSEQKEALLTVDDFITVASEFIPKEEIAASLNSYIINGELIPKEKVVH, from the coding sequence ATGAAACACTTTTTACTAATTCTAACAACTTTACTTCTAAATTTTCATCTATCCTTTGCTCAGGTTGATCTGGCTTATCGCTGTAAGATCGAGCCAAATGTAATGCATACTACCCTTTCGTATTCACCAATAGAGACAGATAGTACAACATTTAAATATGGGAATCTATATTATGGTGGGATGAAAGATTTAATGAAAAGCTTTGTGAACCTCAAGGCCAGTGTGCCTTTTAAGATTGATACAGTAAATAGTAATGTCATCTTTTATCATCCAGACAATCAAAAAATTGAGATTAATTACGATATTATAGATACACATACACCAGAGCAAAAAGTGATTGGTGAGATGTTTAGGCCAATTATTTCTGATAGCTATTTCTTTTCACTTTCACATACGCTATTTCTAAAACCAGAAACAGACAAAGAAGAAAAATCTATTATCATGTCTGTAACTTTGGAGAAAAACCCGGCTTTCCCGATGTATTTCACTTTTGCCCCTGAATTAAAACCAGGCAAAACTGTAAAACTCAATTTAGAAGAAGGAATGGATGCACTTGTATGTGGTGCGACTGACTTACACATTGAAACCAGAGAGTTGGATGGTATAAAAAACTATATTGTACTGCGAATTAGAGAAGATAATAAATACAATCTCGATCGATTCATGAATTATTTTGATGCTTTTATACCTGCCATGAACGATTTTTGGGGAAATTTGGAAGGAGATTATTATTCTTTAATTGCCTCTCCCTTTCTCGATATAGATTACCACGATATTTCTGGAACAGCTTTTAACAATGGTTTCCATGTGAAATATTCTGGTGATACCATTTTAGCTAACAATGAGGTTGTAAGCACCATTTCGCATGAAATTATGCACCGATTTATTGGAGCTGGTACAGTTTCTCTCGGCACTGAACATCAATGGTTTGATGAAGGTTTTAACGATTATACCACTTGGTACCTTTTGGCAAAAAGTGGTATTACTACTCAAGAAGATTTTAAAAATTCTATTGAGCAAACCTATAAAGAACTGGCTGATAATCCTGTAAATAACACACCAAATAGCGAAGTAATGAAGCGATTTTGGGAAGGTAAATATTATAAGCATTTACCCTACCAACGAGGAGCTATGTTTGCCGCTTACCTCGATAAAAGAATTACAGATTTGAGCAATGGAACTAAGTCTTTTCAGGATTTTATGAGCCGTTTAAAGGCTACTTCTGAGCAAAAAGAGGCACTTCTTACTGTAGACGACTTTATTACAGTTGCTTCTGAGTTTATACCTAAAGAAGAAATTGCAGCGTCACTTAACAGCTATATTATTAATGGGGAGTTGATACCAAAAGAAAAAGTTGTACATTAA
- a CDS encoding MFS transporter, with protein sequence MEKRKLTGYDILLIAVLTILQFSIVLDFMVISPLGAQLMRVLDINSSQFGAVVSAYAISAGVSGLLTAGFSDKFDRKDLLLFFYGGFIIGTLFCALAPNYELLFAARIFTGLFGGVMSSITFAIVTDVFSFEVRGRVMGFIQMAFSASQVLGIPMGLYLANKFGWHSPFFLIVGVSVFIFALVWFKVKPINEHLKVKSKVKALKHISGIVTNSNYQKAFLTTFFLATGGFLIMPFSSAFLVYNVGVQETELPFVYMITGIGTIITGPLVGILSDRIGKYKIFLVGTLLSIVMVFIYTNMYHTPLYQVIIINAIFLIFVSSRIIGSSAILTAVPEISDRGAFMNINSSIQQMSGGLATMLGGFVLIESETGGFKNFDTIGYMAAISMVICVILMYFINKIVMSKR encoded by the coding sequence ATGGAAAAAAGAAAATTAACTGGCTATGACATACTTCTAATTGCTGTTTTAACCATATTACAATTCTCAATTGTTCTGGATTTTATGGTGATTTCTCCGCTAGGAGCTCAATTAATGAGGGTATTAGACATCAATTCATCACAATTTGGAGCAGTCGTTTCTGCTTACGCGATTAGTGCTGGCGTCTCTGGTTTACTCACGGCAGGCTTCTCCGATAAATTCGACAGAAAAGATCTATTACTCTTCTTTTATGGAGGCTTTATTATAGGAACACTATTTTGCGCACTGGCTCCCAACTACGAATTATTATTTGCTGCAAGAATTTTTACAGGCTTATTTGGTGGTGTAATGTCGTCAATTACCTTTGCTATTGTAACAGACGTATTCAGCTTCGAAGTGAGAGGTAGGGTAATGGGTTTTATTCAAATGGCATTCTCAGCGAGTCAAGTTTTGGGTATTCCAATGGGACTTTATCTTGCAAACAAATTTGGCTGGCATTCTCCTTTCTTTTTAATTGTAGGTGTAAGTGTTTTTATTTTTGCATTAGTATGGTTTAAAGTAAAACCTATAAATGAACACTTAAAAGTAAAGTCTAAGGTAAAAGCACTCAAACATATCTCGGGCATTGTTACAAATAGTAATTATCAAAAAGCATTTCTTACCACCTTTTTTCTGGCAACAGGTGGCTTTTTGATTATGCCCTTTTCAAGTGCTTTCTTGGTGTATAATGTAGGTGTACAAGAAACTGAACTGCCATTTGTTTATATGATAACAGGTATAGGCACCATCATTACAGGGCCACTTGTTGGTATTTTGAGCGATAGAATAGGTAAGTATAAAATCTTCTTAGTTGGCACTTTGCTATCTATTGTTATGGTGTTTATTTATACCAATATGTATCATACACCTCTTTATCAGGTAATCATTATCAATGCTATATTTCTAATATTTGTTTCTTCTAGAATAATTGGTTCTTCGGCGATTTTAACTGCAGTTCCAGAGATTTCTGATAGAGGTGCATTTATGAATATCAATTCATCTATCCAACAAATGTCTGGCGGTTTGGCTACTATGCTAGGTGGTTTTGTATTAATTGAAAGTGAGACTGGAGGTTTCAAAAACTTTGATACCATCGGTTATATGGCTGCTATATCGATGGTTATCTGTGTTATTCTGATGTATTTTATCAATAAAATTGTAATGAGTAAAAGGTAG
- a CDS encoding TonB-dependent receptor domain-containing protein, translated as MKQIALLILFLAVQPIYAQQYGGPPNKKQENEVGYGKITGKVVDATNNEVIPYATVALIDASGTMKNGTVAADNGTFTLKSIPSGTYTVTISFIGYAPITTDPMVITGKGESYDLGTVSLESGSTELDEVVIEGEKELVEEKVDRLVYNAEQDQTTAGGDAADVLRRVPLLSVDLDGNVSLRGSSNITVLIDNKPSTISASSIGDALKQIPADQIKSVEVITSPSARYDAEGTSGIINIITKKNNLQGMSLDLRSSAGNRGSNLGLRANLRKGRTGFSLGGFGRYGYNIKGKFENTQTLRDTDLNELSTTEQFAETRNNMLFGRYNFGVDHEINKYNWVGISASLGLFNMKNKQDERETNTYSDGILTDYGVANVDMKNLSQQYDINLNYLRTFEEKGKELSILGLYSQNDRTNDFQIANLDTDSYAFESGTKNINDSYNKEITVQLDYVEPIGEKMIFEVGGKNIYRLVNSDYQYLYASEDQNYTETGNNTLSNQFDYTQNITAGYVSYTAEFLKKYSIKAGVRYEHTTIDAEFQNEVGLDIPDYGVLVPSVNLSKKFGGGKTIKFAYNRRIQRPSLEYLNPNIQGSNPLSITQGNPELDPEYTNNFEIALSTYKKGMSLNISAFMRNTNGSIQAVRESRGVDTVYTTYQNIGEEDAYGVSLFSNVKVGEKFMVNGGIDAYYAVLSNNVDNPIYNAKNDGFVISGRMFGSYKFNDQWAAQFFGFVRGNQVQLQGHSTGFYMYSLGINRSFKDDKGSIGIGAENFLTSSLKRRTKVSSPLVDQDNINYMYNTNFKITFSYKIGKLSMNNNRRKGKSIENNDLKGGDSNQGNTEYQ; from the coding sequence ATGAAACAAATCGCCCTATTAATCTTATTCCTAGCTGTACAACCGATTTATGCGCAACAATATGGTGGGCCGCCAAATAAAAAACAAGAAAACGAAGTAGGGTATGGCAAAATCACCGGAAAAGTAGTTGATGCTACTAATAACGAAGTGATTCCCTATGCAACTGTGGCTCTTATAGATGCTTCAGGAACAATGAAAAACGGTACTGTAGCTGCCGATAATGGTACTTTCACACTTAAATCTATTCCATCTGGTACTTATACTGTTACTATCTCATTTATTGGATACGCTCCAATAACAACCGACCCAATGGTGATTACCGGTAAAGGTGAATCTTACGATTTGGGAACTGTAAGTTTAGAAAGTGGTTCTACTGAGCTTGACGAAGTAGTTATTGAAGGAGAAAAAGAGCTTGTTGAAGAAAAAGTTGACCGTTTGGTTTACAATGCTGAGCAAGACCAAACTACTGCTGGTGGCGATGCTGCCGATGTTTTAAGAAGAGTTCCTTTGTTATCTGTTGATTTAGATGGTAATGTGTCTTTAAGAGGTAGCAGCAACATTACAGTTTTAATAGATAACAAACCATCTACAATTTCTGCAAGTAGCATTGGTGATGCATTAAAGCAAATTCCTGCTGACCAGATTAAATCGGTAGAGGTAATTACTTCACCATCTGCAAGATACGATGCAGAAGGTACTAGTGGTATCATTAACATTATTACCAAGAAAAATAACTTACAAGGTATGTCTTTAGACCTGCGCTCTAGTGCTGGTAACAGAGGTTCTAACCTTGGTTTAAGAGCTAATTTAAGAAAAGGCCGCACTGGATTTTCTCTAGGTGGTTTTGGTAGATATGGTTATAATATAAAAGGTAAGTTTGAAAACACGCAAACTTTAAGAGATACAGATTTAAATGAGCTTTCTACTACTGAGCAATTTGCCGAAACTAGAAACAATATGCTTTTTGGTAGATATAACTTCGGTGTAGATCACGAAATTAATAAATATAACTGGGTAGGTATATCTGCAAGCCTTGGTTTGTTTAACATGAAAAACAAACAAGATGAGCGTGAAACAAACACTTATTCAGATGGTATATTAACAGACTACGGTGTTGCAAATGTGGATATGAAAAATCTATCTCAGCAATACGACATCAACCTAAATTACTTAAGAACTTTCGAAGAGAAAGGTAAAGAGTTGAGCATTTTAGGTCTTTATAGCCAAAATGATAGAACAAACGACTTTCAAATTGCAAACTTAGATACTGATTCTTATGCTTTCGAAAGTGGTACAAAAAACATCAACGATAGCTATAACAAAGAAATCACTGTTCAATTAGATTATGTGGAGCCAATTGGTGAGAAAATGATCTTTGAAGTTGGTGGTAAAAACATTTATAGATTGGTTAATTCAGATTATCAATACCTATACGCTTCTGAAGACCAGAACTATACAGAAACTGGAAATAATACACTATCTAATCAGTTTGACTACACGCAAAATATTACTGCAGGTTATGTGTCCTACACTGCCGAATTCTTAAAGAAATACAGTATTAAAGCGGGTGTGAGATACGAGCATACTACTATCGATGCTGAGTTTCAGAACGAAGTAGGCTTAGACATTCCTGATTATGGTGTATTAGTTCCTAGTGTCAATCTTTCAAAAAAGTTTGGAGGAGGAAAAACTATCAAATTTGCATATAATAGAAGGATACAAAGACCTTCATTAGAGTACTTAAATCCAAATATTCAAGGTTCAAACCCATTGAGTATTACGCAGGGTAATCCAGAACTTGATCCAGAATACACAAACAACTTCGAAATTGCTTTGAGTACCTACAAGAAAGGCATGTCATTGAACATAAGTGCTTTTATGAGAAACACAAATGGATCAATTCAGGCAGTAAGAGAGTCTAGAGGTGTAGATACAGTTTATACTACTTACCAAAACATTGGTGAAGAAGATGCATATGGAGTTAGTCTTTTCTCAAATGTGAAAGTAGGTGAGAAGTTTATGGTAAATGGCGGTATAGATGCATATTACGCAGTGTTAAGTAACAATGTTGACAACCCAATATACAATGCTAAAAACGATGGTTTTGTAATTAGCGGTAGAATGTTTGGTAGCTACAAATTTAACGACCAATGGGCAGCTCAGTTCTTTGGATTTGTTAGAGGTAACCAAGTGCAATTACAAGGGCACTCAACTGGCTTTTACATGTACAGTTTAGGTATCAACCGCTCATTTAAAGACGATAAAGGTAGCATTGGTATAGGTGCAGAAAACTTCCTTACTTCTTCATTAAAAAGACGTACAAAAGTATCTTCTCCTTTAGTTGATCAAGACAACATCAACTACATGTATAATACTAATTTCAAGATTACATTCTCTTACAAAATCGGAAAACTTTCTATGAACAACAACCGAAGAAAAGGTAAGTCTATAGAAAACAACGACTTAAAAGGTGGAGATAGCAATCAAGGAAATACAGAATATCAATAA
- a CDS encoding M23 family metallopeptidase yields the protein MAKTQYYYNTETCSYEKIEKSKFEGIIKAIGLLFVCVIFGSVFAWAYLTSFDSPYELELIQKNENLLFNYHHLDKELKSLQDHVVKLQRRDDEIYRPNFEVEPIPKEIRQAGAGGSQKYKNMLREGLENEGLIINYLSRIDLLKRQMYIQSQSLDEVSELAKTRKELMSHLPAIQPVSNKELKRLASGFGMRFHPILGIKRMHPGCDFSAPTGTPIYATGDGKIIKTEKGNRSYGNQIEIDHGFGYVTKYGHMSTFEVEEGQEVKRGQIIGHVGNTGLSTAPHCHYEVIFNDIKVNPVDYFLNDLTDEEYEEIIRLSSEETAPLGY from the coding sequence ATGGCTAAAACCCAATATTACTATAATACTGAAACTTGTAGCTACGAAAAAATTGAGAAGTCGAAGTTTGAAGGGATTATAAAAGCTATAGGTTTACTTTTCGTATGTGTGATTTTTGGGAGTGTATTTGCTTGGGCATATCTCACAAGTTTTGACTCTCCATACGAATTAGAATTAATTCAGAAAAACGAAAATCTACTTTTCAATTACCACCACTTAGATAAAGAATTAAAGTCACTACAAGACCACGTAGTAAAGCTTCAAAGAAGAGATGACGAAATCTACAGACCAAACTTTGAAGTAGAGCCAATTCCAAAAGAGATAAGACAAGCAGGTGCTGGTGGTAGCCAGAAATATAAAAATATGCTCAGAGAAGGTCTTGAGAATGAAGGCTTAATTATAAACTATTTGAGCAGAATAGATTTGCTTAAAAGACAAATGTATATTCAATCTCAGTCTTTAGATGAAGTCTCTGAATTAGCTAAAACCAGAAAAGAATTGATGAGCCACTTACCGGCCATTCAACCTGTTTCTAATAAAGAATTAAAAAGATTGGCTTCCGGTTTTGGTATGCGTTTTCATCCTATCTTAGGTATTAAAAGAATGCACCCCGGTTGCGATTTTTCTGCACCTACTGGTACTCCAATTTATGCAACAGGAGACGGTAAAATTATTAAAACCGAAAAAGGAAACCGTAGCTATGGTAATCAGATAGAAATTGATCATGGTTTTGGTTATGTTACCAAATACGGCCATATGTCTACTTTTGAGGTAGAAGAAGGCCAAGAGGTTAAAAGAGGTCAAATTATTGGTCATGTGGGTAATACTGGTTTATCTACAGCTCCGCACTGTCACTACGAAGTTATCTTTAATGACATAAAAGTGAATCCAGTAGACTATTTCCTTAATGATTTAACGGACGAAGAATATGAAGAAATCATTCGACTTTCTTCTGAAGAAACTGCACCATTAGGGTATTGA
- a CDS encoding IclR family transcriptional regulator, with the protein MKLPSQPILGLIEGMEVLQYLAATDNELSGVEISKTLGIEKTKVSRILKTLAYLGFVVPTEKRTYILGPAVHVLSAQMLHGSGLIKDALQYLIELTELEVTVAMGVLWRDKVAYTYHWSPGFSPTEGLGRVELFPFTQSSIGIVLSANKADGELEEILTNSTDKDSNKSKAQFFKEINFARENGYATTVWNGKKSIALQVGNPAYSAIALAHIDPALPDEYYLNILSEKVNLIEDRISNQTSKT; encoded by the coding sequence ATGAAATTACCATCACAACCCATATTAGGCCTTATTGAAGGCATGGAAGTTTTACAATACTTAGCTGCAACAGATAATGAATTGTCGGGTGTTGAGATATCTAAAACCTTAGGTATCGAAAAAACCAAAGTAAGTAGAATCCTAAAAACTTTGGCCTATTTGGGTTTCGTAGTTCCAACCGAAAAGCGTACCTATATATTAGGGCCTGCTGTTCATGTGCTTTCAGCTCAAATGCTTCACGGATCTGGCTTAATAAAAGATGCGCTGCAATATTTAATTGAGCTCACTGAATTAGAAGTTACTGTGGCTATGGGTGTGCTTTGGAGAGATAAAGTGGCTTATACCTACCATTGGAGCCCAGGTTTTTCGCCAACTGAAGGTTTGGGAAGGGTAGAGCTTTTTCCTTTTACACAATCAAGTATTGGCATAGTACTTTCAGCAAATAAAGCTGATGGTGAATTAGAGGAAATACTTACAAATTCAACAGATAAAGATTCTAATAAGAGTAAAGCTCAATTCTTTAAAGAGATCAATTTTGCCAGAGAAAATGGTTATGCAACCACTGTCTGGAATGGCAAAAAAAGTATTGCTTTGCAAGTTGGTAATCCAGCATATTCAGCAATTGCATTAGCACACATCGATCCTGCTTTGCCTGATGAATACTATCTAAATATTTTGAGCGAAAAAGTGAATTTGATTGAAGACCGAATTTCAAATCAAACATCGAAAACTTAG
- a CDS encoding sensor histidine kinase, with protein sequence MDSIEEITWTSRIHWKEILTVTILWFLVCLLSPLVWNVDFPNAFWTKQAIFAAMLVTVYLFNKIVLVPKVLLPKGMFTYTIYVLVLSFITLMILRSVEHGLDLPRIMHEFFKPDKPYKKGSWFRFDFQGLLFILLSFGISTILILLDKEQHNAIKREELEKQKVSNELSFLKTQINPHFFFNTLNSIYSLTNFDIERAQEAIHTLSSMMRHVLYDSQKDVLPLQKEIMFIENYIQLMKLRLPKKVEVNYEDITKGANALIAPMIILPFVENAFKHGVSSQYPSVINIKIDYQAPNFHLFVENNVFEHVNKSLDESGIGLANTKRRLALIYSDKYKLDVDKSAERFVVDLKINMS encoded by the coding sequence ATGGACAGTATCGAAGAAATAACCTGGACCAGTAGAATACACTGGAAAGAAATTTTAACCGTAACCATTCTATGGTTTCTGGTTTGTTTACTATCTCCATTAGTTTGGAATGTAGACTTTCCAAATGCCTTCTGGACTAAGCAAGCCATTTTTGCTGCGATGCTGGTTACCGTGTATTTGTTTAATAAGATTGTATTAGTGCCTAAAGTATTGCTACCAAAAGGTATGTTTACTTATACTATATATGTATTGGTCTTGTCTTTTATCACACTCATGATCTTAAGGTCAGTGGAACATGGTTTAGACCTACCACGCATTATGCACGAGTTTTTTAAACCAGATAAACCTTATAAAAAAGGCAGTTGGTTTAGATTCGACTTTCAAGGCTTGCTATTTATCTTATTGTCTTTCGGTATTAGTACCATTTTAATTTTGTTAGATAAAGAACAGCATAATGCGATAAAAAGAGAAGAACTTGAAAAACAAAAAGTAAGCAACGAACTATCTTTTTTAAAGACACAAATCAACCCTCATTTCTTCTTTAATACATTAAACAGCATCTATTCGCTTACAAATTTTGATATTGAGCGAGCCCAAGAAGCGATCCATACGCTATCTTCTATGATGCGACATGTTTTGTATGACTCACAAAAAGATGTACTCCCTTTGCAAAAAGAAATCATGTTTATTGAAAATTATATCCAGTTGATGAAGCTGCGCCTTCCAAAAAAAGTGGAGGTGAACTACGAAGATATTACTAAAGGAGCAAATGCGCTTATAGCTCCAATGATTATTTTACCTTTTGTTGAAAATGCCTTTAAACATGGTGTAAGCTCTCAATATCCCTCGGTGATAAACATAAAAATTGATTATCAGGCTCCAAACTTTCACCTATTTGTAGAAAACAATGTTTTTGAACATGTAAATAAAAGTCTCGACGAGAGTGGTATTGGCCTAGCAAACACCAAACGTAGACTGGCTCTTATTTATTCGGATAAGTATAAATTAGATGTTGATAAATCAGCTGAAAGATTTGTTGTGGATTTAAAGATAAACATGTCATGA